GCGAGCCGTTCGGCGTCCAGGCGGCCGGAGAGCACCTCGGCCTCGCGGGGCTCTCGCGAGAGGACGTGGGCGAGCTGGAAGCGGGTGGGGTGGAGGTCCTTCAGGTCGGCGAGTTCGTCGGCGAACATCACCGAGTCGGTGCGACGGTTGCCGTAGAAGAGGGTGACCCGGGAGCGGTCGTCGGCGGCGAGGACCGATTCGGCGATCGACAGCATCGGGGTGATGCCGGAGCCGGCCGCGATCAGGACATGGTGGCCGGGCGTGGCGAGGTCGGGGGTGAAGGCGCCGGTCGGTGCCATCACCTCGACGACGTCCCCGGGCGCGACCTCGCGCACCAGCCAGGAGGAGAACAGGCCGCCGGGCACCTCTCGCACGCCGATGCGGGGCGGGGTGCCGGCCGGGGCGCAGATGGAGTACGACCGTCGCTCGTCCCGCCCGTCGACCTGGCGGCGCAGGGTGAGCGACTGCCCGGGCGCGAAGTCGAACTCCTCGGACAGTTCCTCGGGGATCTCGAAGGCGACGGTGGCCGCGTCCTCGCAGAGCCGCCGCACCTCGGCCACCCGCAGCGCGTGGAACGCGGGCCGACGGCGCCGAACCCGGACCGGGGCGGGGCTCAACAGGTCCTCCATCAGATCTCCTTGAGGTACTCGAACGGCTCGCGGCAGGCGCGGCAGCGCCACAGCGCCTTGCAGGAGGTGGCGCCGAACCGGGAGGTCTCCTCGGTGTCCGCCGAGCCGCAGCGCGGGCAGGCCACCTGGTGCCGGGTCGGGGACAGCACCAGCGGTACCGGGCCGGGCGCGGACCGGGGCGCGGGGCCGGGCGGGGCGATGCCGTGCTCGGCGAGCTTGCGACGCCCGTCGGGGGTGATCCAGTCGGTGGTCCAGGGCGGGTCGAGCACGGTGCTGATCTCCACGCGCGCGTACCCGGCCTCCGTCAGCCGGGCGGCCACCGCGGCCCGCATCTCCGCCATCGCCGGGCAGCCGGAGTACGTCGGGGTGAGGGTCGCGACGACGGTGCCGTCCGCGCCGACCTCGACCTCGCGCAGCACCCCGAGGTCGGCCAGGGTGAGCATGGGCAGCTCGGGGTCCGGCACCTGCGAGGCGATGTGCCTGGCGTGCCCGGCGTCGGTCAAAGAGGTCGGGGCCGTCGAGGCCGTCACGACGGTCGAGGCGGTCGAGGCGGTCGAGGCGGTCGGGGCGGTCACCATGTCGCCCCCGGATGGGCCCGGGCCACGGACTGCAACTCGCCCACCAGCGACGCGAGATGCTCGGTGTGGCGGCCGTCGCGGCCCCGGCCGGGCAGGGGCTGCCAGGCGGGCATGCTGAGTCCGGCCGCGTCCGTCACCTGCTGGAGGACGGCGACCACCTCGTCGCGCACGTCGTACGCCGCGAACAACTCCCCCAGATAGGGGGCGACTTGACCGAGAGCGGTCTGGGTACGGCGATGCGACTCCTCGGTGCCGTCACCGAGCCGTACCGCCCACTCGGCGGCCCACTGCCGGTGGTAGGCCAGCTCCTTGACGCCCTTGGCGGCGACGGCGGCGAGCACCGGGTCGGGATCGCGGGTCAGCCGCTCGAAGTGCGCGAGCCGCCAGCTGGACAGCACCAGTAGCCGTACGACGCTGAACGCGAAGTCCCCGTTGGGCAGTTCGGCCAGGCGTACGTTGCGGAAGTCGTCCGGATCGCGGAAGTAGGCGTAGGCGTCCTCGTCGCGGCCGGTGCCGTCGGCCTGGCCGCAGCGGGCGTACAGGAGCCGGGCCTGGCCGAGGAGGTCGAGGCCGATGTTGGCCAGGGCCACCTCCTCCTCCAGTTCGGGCGCGCGGGTGGTCCACTCGGCGAGCCGCTGCGCCGAGACGAGGGCGTCGTCACCGAGCGCCAGGCAGCGCGCGGCGAGGTCGTCCCGGTCGACTCCCGCGGGGACACCGGTGTCCACGCCGTGCAGGGGGTCCTCGAAGCCGGTGCCGAACGCCCACCGGGCGTCGCTGTCGTCGTGTCCCTCGGCGAGGGTCATGTAGACGTGGTCGTCACTCATGCCTGTTCCTCGGTACGGGACTAGATGTGCGGGACGTCGTCGGGAATGTCGTAGAAGGTGGGGTGGCGGTACACCTTGTCGGCGCTGGGCTCGAAGAAGGGGTCCTTCTCGTCGCGGGTGGAGGCCGCGATGTGCTCCGAGCGCACGGCCCAGATGCTCACTCCCTCGTTGCGCCGCGTGTACAGGTCGCGGGCGTGGGTGAGGGCCATGCGGTCGTCCGCCGCGTGCAGCGAGCCGACGTGGACGTGGTTCAGTCCCCGCTTGCCGCGCACGAAGATCTCGTACAGCGGCCAGTTCGCCCTGGTCTCCTGCTCGTCGCTCATACCGCCGCTCCTTCGTGCGCGCCCGTCCGAAGCCCGGCCGCGAGCGTCTGCCGCCCGGCCGCGCGTGCCTTGTTCTTCGCCGCGTGTGCCGCGGCCGCCTGCCGTACCCAGGCGCCGTCCTCGTGGGCGCTGCGGCGCCGTTCGACGCGCTGCGCGTTGCAGGGGCCGCCGCCCTTGATGACCCGCATCAGCTCGTCCCAGTCGGGGGTGCCGAAGTCGTGCCGGCCGCGCTCCTCGTTCCACCGCAGCTCCGGGTCGGGCAGCGTCACGCCGAGCTTCTCGGCCTGGGGCACGGTCATGTCGACGAAGCGCTGGCGCAGTTCGTCGTTGCTGTGCCGCTTGATCTTCCACGCCATGGAGGCCGCCGAGTTGGGCGAGTTGTCGTCGGGCGGGCCGAACATCATGAGGGAGGGCCACCACCAGCGGTTCACCGCGTCCTGGACCATCTCCCGCTGGGCCTCGGTGCCGCGCATCATGGTCATCAGCAGTTCGTAGCCCTGCCGTTGGTGGAAGGACTCCTCCTTGCAGATCCGCACCATCGCGCGCGCGTAGGGGCCGTAGGAACTGCGGCACAGCGGCACCTGGTTGCAGATGGCCGCGCCGTCCACGAACCAGCCGATCACGCCGACGTCGGCGAAGGTCGGCGTCGGGTAGTTGAAGATCGACGAGTACTTCTGGCGGCCCGCGATGAGCCGCTCGGTGAGGTCCGCGCGGTCCGCGCCGAGGGTCTCGGCGGCCGAGTACAGGTACAGGCCGTGGCCGGCCTCGTCCTGAACCTTCGCGAACAGGATCGCCTTGCGCCGCAGCGAGGGCGCGCGGGTGATCCACTCGCCCTCCGGCTGCATGCCGATGATCTCCGAGTGGGCGTGCTGCGCGATCTGCCGGATCAGCGTGTTGCGGTAGCCGTCGGGCATCCAGTCGCGCGGTTCGATGCGCTGGTCGCGGGCGATCGTGGCGTCGAAGTGCCTCTGGAGCTCCGGTTCGGCGGGCGCCGCCGGACCGGACTGTGTGTCTGTCATGGACTCTCCCCAACCGACCGTTCGTTCGGCTAATTGTACGACTGTTTCCACCGGGCCACCAGTACCCCTGGCGACCTTCGCGAAGAGGCCGCCCACCTGCGAGGACGGTGCCCCACGAGATCCGCTCAGACCCGCTCCACCAGCATCGCGACGCCCTGGCCGACGCCGACGCACAGGGTGGCGAGCCCCCTGCGGGCGTCCTCCCGTTCCAGTCGGCCCAGCAGGGTGAGCAGGATGCGGGCGCCCGAGCAGCCGAGGGGGTGGCCGAGCGCGATGGCCCCGCCGTCGGCGTTGACCTTCTCCTCGTCGAGCTCGAGGCGGCGCACCACGGCGAGCGCCTGTGCGGCGAACGCTTCGTTGAGCTCGACCGCGCCCAGGTCCGTGGTCTGCCAGCCGGCTCGGGCGAGCGCCTTGTCGGTGGCGGGCACCGGCCCGAGGCCCATGAGGTTCGGCTGGACACCGGCCGAGGCTGAGGTGACGATCCGGGCGCGCGGGGTGAGCCCGTACCGTTCGACCGCCGCCGCGCTCGCCACCACCAGCGCGGCCGCCCCGTCGGACAGCGGCGAGGAGGAGCCCGCGGTCACGATGCCGTCCGCGCGGAAGACGGTGCGCAGTGCGCCCAGCTTCTCCAGCGTGGTGCCGGGACGCGGCCCCTCGTCCCGGGTGACCTCGCCGTCCTTCACCGGGACCGGCACGATCTCCCGGTCGAAGTGCCCGGCCGCCTGGGCCGCGAGGGCCCGCTGGTGGCTGCGCAGGGCGAAGGCGTCGGACTCGGCGCGGGTGATGCCGTCGAGCGCGGCGACCTCCTCGGCGGTCTCCCCCATGGACAGGGTCACCTTCACCGCCTCGGGTCCGGCGTCCGTGGGTACGGCGCGGTCGGCGGCGGTGAAGCGGGGGTTGGTGAAGCGCCAGCCCAGCGAGGTGTCGAACACCTCCCCCGGCTTGGCCCAGGGGGTGCCGGGCTTCGCCGTCACCCAGGGGGCCCGGGTCATCGACTCCACTCCCCCGGCGACGACCAGGTCCGCTTCCCCGGCCCGGATCGCCTGGGCGGCGGAGGCGACCGCCGTGAGGCCCGAGGCGCAGAGCCGGTTGACGGTGTGGCCGGGCACGGTGTGCGGGAGCCCGGCCAGCAGTACGGCCATGCGGGCCACGTCCCGGTTGTCCTCGCCCGCCTGGTTGGCGGCGCCCAGGATCACCTCGTCCACGGCCTCGCCGGGCGCGCCGGAGCGCCGCAGTGCCTCTCCCACGACGAGGGCGGCCAGGTCGTCGGGACGGACGCCGGCCAGGGCGCCGCCGTAGCGGCCCTGCGGGGTGCGGGCGCCGTCGATCAGATAGACCTCGTCAGGCATGGGCGGCTCCTCTACGGCTGCGGTGGGGCACCTTCCC
Above is a window of Streptomyces griseorubiginosus DNA encoding:
- the paaE gene encoding 1,2-phenylacetyl-CoA epoxidase subunit PaaE, yielding MEDLLSPAPVRVRRRRPAFHALRVAEVRRLCEDAATVAFEIPEELSEEFDFAPGQSLTLRRQVDGRDERRSYSICAPAGTPPRIGVREVPGGLFSSWLVREVAPGDVVEVMAPTGAFTPDLATPGHHVLIAAGSGITPMLSIAESVLAADDRSRVTLFYGNRRTDSVMFADELADLKDLHPTRFQLAHVLSREPREAEVLSGRLDAERLAALVDALVDVGSADHWWLCGPHGMVRDALRVLTDLKVPADRIHQELFYADDEPVREVRHEEAAAEGPVSQVTITLDGRSTTGALSRARTILDGAQKTRPDLPFACKGGVCGTCRALVTEGEADMRRNYALEPAEVDAGYVLTCQSFPASETLTVDYDS
- the paaD gene encoding 1,2-phenylacetyl-CoA epoxidase subunit PaaD; translation: MVTAPTASTASTASTVVTASTAPTSLTDAGHARHIASQVPDPELPMLTLADLGVLREVEVGADGTVVATLTPTYSGCPAMAEMRAAVAARLTEAGYARVEISTVLDPPWTTDWITPDGRRKLAEHGIAPPGPAPRSAPGPVPLVLSPTRHQVACPRCGSADTEETSRFGATSCKALWRCRACREPFEYLKEI
- the paaC gene encoding 1,2-phenylacetyl-CoA epoxidase subunit PaaC, whose product is MSDDHVYMTLAEGHDDSDARWAFGTGFEDPLHGVDTGVPAGVDRDDLAARCLALGDDALVSAQRLAEWTTRAPELEEEVALANIGLDLLGQARLLYARCGQADGTGRDEDAYAYFRDPDDFRNVRLAELPNGDFAFSVVRLLVLSSWRLAHFERLTRDPDPVLAAVAAKGVKELAYHRQWAAEWAVRLGDGTEESHRRTQTALGQVAPYLGELFAAYDVRDEVVAVLQQVTDAAGLSMPAWQPLPGRGRDGRHTEHLASLVGELQSVARAHPGATW
- the paaB gene encoding 1,2-phenylacetyl-CoA epoxidase subunit PaaB, whose amino-acid sequence is MSDEQETRANWPLYEIFVRGKRGLNHVHVGSLHAADDRMALTHARDLYTRRNEGVSIWAVRSEHIAASTRDEKDPFFEPSADKVYRHPTFYDIPDDVPHI
- the paaA gene encoding 1,2-phenylacetyl-CoA epoxidase subunit PaaA produces the protein MTDTQSGPAAPAEPELQRHFDATIARDQRIEPRDWMPDGYRNTLIRQIAQHAHSEIIGMQPEGEWITRAPSLRRKAILFAKVQDEAGHGLYLYSAAETLGADRADLTERLIAGRQKYSSIFNYPTPTFADVGVIGWFVDGAAICNQVPLCRSSYGPYARAMVRICKEESFHQRQGYELLMTMMRGTEAQREMVQDAVNRWWWPSLMMFGPPDDNSPNSAASMAWKIKRHSNDELRQRFVDMTVPQAEKLGVTLPDPELRWNEERGRHDFGTPDWDELMRVIKGGGPCNAQRVERRRSAHEDGAWVRQAAAAHAAKNKARAAGRQTLAAGLRTGAHEGAAV
- a CDS encoding thiolase family protein, coding for MPDEVYLIDGARTPQGRYGGALAGVRPDDLAALVVGEALRRSGAPGEAVDEVILGAANQAGEDNRDVARMAVLLAGLPHTVPGHTVNRLCASGLTAVASAAQAIRAGEADLVVAGGVESMTRAPWVTAKPGTPWAKPGEVFDTSLGWRFTNPRFTAADRAVPTDAGPEAVKVTLSMGETAEEVAALDGITRAESDAFALRSHQRALAAQAAGHFDREIVPVPVKDGEVTRDEGPRPGTTLEKLGALRTVFRADGIVTAGSSSPLSDGAAALVVASAAAVERYGLTPRARIVTSASAGVQPNLMGLGPVPATDKALARAGWQTTDLGAVELNEAFAAQALAVVRRLELDEEKVNADGGAIALGHPLGCSGARILLTLLGRLEREDARRGLATLCVGVGQGVAMLVERV